One Denticeps clupeoides chromosome 10, fDenClu1.1, whole genome shotgun sequence genomic window carries:
- the LOC114798736 gene encoding uncharacterized protein LOC114798736 encodes MYLKGNWQPMTGQLVNMQTAGEELADLMIQAVKEAKAEQGTEDRESIAYRTRGRIRTKGSDCKQTKEEGDEIEGDENEEEEDEENNGLELKGVAGVYPLIQRKPGERPVYQPYTLGDITGLVHKLPNIHDGAHPWLVALEKHTAGVDLALGDIRAILTMCSSKSQLIAVERDAGTLQTPNEVPIYNVLDNLNRALRQSFPLKDAAGGMTRIKWDRKSNPPAYLDQAIDDWTGRTGQHPGTQGPMSILFRRAVLKGIPEAVADRMEDNPDLQDCDFPTWRKHLLFNLNKCQDKDSSKGETVEDLQQQLLRMQIQQAKKELGSKPEKPKKQLVAAVAPHPPQPPMPSFPSGGWQPPPQYPQHSAYSPPVPYGQAGPPMGERRGGFRGRGQWRGGNGGQTTGCFTCGDPSHWARTCPHRPTGLPARGTPYQRRPAQRGRFQQPRGGPGGFPAPQMPMTSWDHFEGGSH; translated from the coding sequence ATGTACCTCAAAGGTAACTGGCAACCAATGACAGGCCAGCTTGTGAACATGCAGACTGCCGGAGAGGAACTTGCAGACTTAATGATTCAGGCTGTAAAGGAGGCTAAGGCAGAACAGGGAACTGAGGATAGAGAATCAATAGCTTATAGGACCAGGGGAAGAATTAGAACTAAAGGATCTGACTGCAAACAGACCAAGGAGGAAGGGGATGAGATAGAAGGGGACGaaaatgaagaagaggaagatgaggaaaatAATGGACTTGAGTTGAAAGGGGTAGCAGGGGTTTATCCACTGATCCAGAGAAAGCCAGGGGAAAGGCCTGTGTATCAGCCATACACTTTAGGGGACATCACAGGGCTAGTTCACAAATTACCAAACATACACGACGGAGCACATCCATGGTTAGTGGCCttggaaaaacacactgccGGCGTCGACCTAGCCTTGGGTGACATTAGAGCAATATTGACCATGTGTTCCTCCAAGTCTCAACTGATAGCCGTAGAACGAGATGCAGGTACTCTCCAAACCCCCAATGAAGTTCCTATATATAATGTTCTTGACAACCTTAATCGCGCTCTAAGACAGTCCTTTCCACTGAAAGACGCAGCCGGAGGAATGACTAGAATTAAATGGGACCGTAAATCGAACCCACCTGCTTACTTAGATCAGGCAATAGATGACTGGACGGGAAGGACAGGGCAGCACCCCGGGACACAGGGACCGATGTCGATTCTGTTCAGAAGGGCAGTGTTAAAGGGGATTCCGGAGGCAGTAGCAGACAGAATGGAAGACAATCCAGATTTGCAAGATTGTGATTTTCCTACATGGAGAAAACACCTGCTCTTTAACCTTAACAAATGTCAGGATAAGGACTCCAGTAAGGGAGAAACTGTGGAAGACCTGCAACAACAGTTACTCcgaatgcaaatacaacaagcTAAAAAAGAATTAGGTAGCAAaccagaaaaaccaaaaaagcagCTAGTGGCCGCAGTTGCACCACACCCCCCTCAGCCGCCAATGCCGTCTTTCCCTTCTGGTGGGTGGCAGCCTCCGCCACAGTACCCCCAACATTCGGCGTACTCTCCACCTGTCCCTTACGGACAGGCTGGTCCCCCTATGGGGGAGAGAAGGGGTGGTTTCAGAGGGAGAGGTCAGTGGAGGGGTGGAAACGGGGGACAAACCACAGGCTGCTTCACCTGTGGAGATCCCAGCCACTGGGCCCGAACCTGCCCTCACAGGCCCACTGGCCTACCAGCCAGGGGAACTCCATATCAGCGCCGTCCCGCACAGCGAGGGAGATTCCAACAGCCGCGTGGAGGTCCGGGAGGCTTTCCGGCCCCACAAATGCCCATGACAAGTTGGGACCACTTTGAGGGTGGTTCCCATTAG